The Georgenia faecalis genome includes a window with the following:
- the tsaB gene encoding tRNA (adenosine(37)-N6)-threonylcarbamoyltransferase complex dimerization subunit type 1 TsaB: protein MRILCIDTSAGSAVALTSGREVLARAASADERRHAETLSPMIEAVLSEAGLAPGDLDALAVGTGPAPFTGLRVGLVTARTLARALGVPVHGVPSLDVLARQVLDAAPDREVLVATDARRREVYWARYRAAGPDDVERLDGFEVAPAAQVAASPATAGDVVLAGRGTVLYPDALPATAGVPGEVDPAVLARLATARVARGAELGTEPLYLRRPDVTPAAGRKRAT from the coding sequence GTGCGGATCCTGTGCATCGACACCTCGGCGGGCAGCGCCGTCGCCCTCACCTCCGGCCGCGAGGTCCTCGCGCGCGCGGCGAGCGCGGACGAGCGGCGCCACGCCGAGACCCTCAGCCCCATGATCGAGGCGGTCCTCAGCGAGGCCGGCCTGGCCCCCGGGGACCTCGACGCGCTCGCGGTGGGCACCGGGCCGGCGCCCTTCACCGGGCTTCGCGTCGGCCTCGTCACCGCCCGGACCCTCGCCCGCGCCCTCGGGGTGCCGGTCCACGGCGTGCCCAGCCTCGACGTCCTCGCCCGCCAGGTGCTCGACGCTGCTCCGGACCGGGAGGTCCTCGTCGCCACCGACGCCCGGCGCCGCGAGGTCTACTGGGCGCGCTACCGGGCGGCCGGCCCCGACGACGTCGAGCGGCTGGACGGCTTCGAGGTGGCGCCTGCGGCGCAGGTCGCCGCCTCGCCCGCGACGGCCGGCGACGTCGTGCTCGCGGGCCGGGGGACCGTCCTGTACCCCGACGCGCTGCCCGCCACCGCGGGGGTGCCGGGGGAGGTCGACCCTGCCGTCCTCGCGCGGCTGGCGACGGCGCGGGTCGCCAGGGGGGCCGAGCTGGGCACCGAGCCGCTCTACCTGCGCCGCCCCGACGTCACGCCGGCGGCCGGGCGCAAGCGGGCGACGTGA
- a CDS encoding glycoside hydrolase family 15, which translates to MDGWERRTAWTTIVVLYLSTVTWSAHLRVTEPRDAQIDLYLDGVHVRPDGTVGHLPAGSAAQYQPDSRVLAEDDDPRALAIAAEQRAWLAEGTVPGAGTAYEDLVTGALLDIRTLTGATFTAGAEPGLPGAAVAGWTGRWRYVWPRDSAFVAVALARTGHGEDALAVLAFLEEVQEEDGLFEARYLPDASGPPDERGTQLDGLGWVLWASGAVLDALDGDARATALAELRPLLDRTADRILALTARPPHLPPASPDYWEVAEDQVTLGTAAPMLAGLEAAARLYADAGESHRAASLSARAAQVRTAVEEAFGPRGYTRYSESTLGNTLRGRDGRDAATAMLLPPFVTEPLAGAEAAWLASAGEMARPAGGLAPGAGWKPDGISWTPQTSLYALTAASTGHVEEATDWLDWLAEHRTSSGAIPEKVLADGSPAAVAPLTWSSANVVLAVAALEEAGALP; encoded by the coding sequence ATGGACGGCTGGGAGCGTCGCACCGCGTGGACGACCATCGTCGTCCTCTACCTGTCCACGGTCACGTGGTCGGCGCACCTGCGGGTGACCGAGCCGCGCGACGCCCAGATCGACCTCTACCTCGACGGCGTGCACGTGCGGCCCGACGGCACGGTGGGCCACCTCCCGGCGGGCAGCGCGGCGCAGTACCAGCCGGACTCGCGGGTGCTGGCCGAGGACGACGACCCGCGGGCCCTGGCGATCGCCGCCGAGCAGCGGGCCTGGCTCGCCGAGGGCACCGTGCCGGGAGCCGGCACCGCCTACGAGGACCTCGTCACGGGCGCCCTCCTCGACATCCGCACGCTCACGGGCGCCACGTTCACGGCCGGGGCCGAGCCCGGCCTGCCCGGCGCGGCGGTGGCCGGGTGGACCGGTCGCTGGCGCTACGTCTGGCCCCGCGACTCGGCGTTCGTCGCCGTGGCCCTGGCGCGCACGGGGCACGGCGAGGACGCCCTGGCGGTGCTTGCCTTCCTCGAGGAGGTCCAGGAGGAGGACGGCCTCTTCGAGGCGCGCTACCTCCCGGACGCCTCCGGCCCGCCGGACGAACGCGGGACCCAGCTCGACGGGCTGGGCTGGGTCCTGTGGGCCAGCGGTGCCGTGCTCGACGCGCTCGACGGCGACGCCCGCGCCACGGCGCTGGCCGAGCTGCGGCCCCTGCTCGACCGGACCGCCGACCGCATCCTCGCCCTCACCGCGCGCCCCCCGCACCTGCCGCCCGCCTCCCCGGACTACTGGGAGGTCGCCGAGGACCAGGTGACGCTCGGCACCGCCGCGCCCATGCTCGCCGGCCTCGAGGCCGCCGCCCGGCTCTACGCCGACGCGGGGGAGTCCCACCGCGCGGCGAGCCTGTCCGCCCGGGCCGCGCAGGTCCGTACCGCCGTGGAGGAGGCCTTCGGGCCCCGCGGGTACACCCGGTACTCGGAGTCGACCCTGGGGAACACGCTGAGGGGCCGGGACGGGCGCGACGCCGCGACCGCCATGCTCCTGCCGCCCTTCGTCACCGAACCGCTCGCCGGGGCGGAGGCGGCCTGGCTCGCCTCGGCGGGGGAGATGGCCCGGCCGGCCGGTGGGCTGGCGCCGGGCGCGGGGTGGAAGCCCGACGGGATCTCCTGGACGCCGCAGACCAGCCTGTACGCCCTCACCGCGGCGAGCACCGGGCACGTCGAGGAGGCGACCGACTGGCTCGACTGGCTCGCCGAGCACCGCACGTCCTCAGGCGCGATCCCCGAGAAGGTCCTCGCGGACGGGTCGCCGGCCGCGGTGGCGCCGCTCACGTGGTCGAGCGCGAACGTCGTGCTCGCCGTCGCCGCGCTCGAGGAGGCCGGCGCGCTCCCCTAG
- the rimI gene encoding ribosomal protein S18-alanine N-acetyltransferase yields the protein MSAGAAGEVRLRALDHGDLDRVMELEPILFGRGAWSRGMYREELAAPDRYYVAAVDDAGTVLGYAGLALADEASVMTVGVAPEHRRRGIGALLLADLLARARAAGCRRVFLEVRAGDAGAQRLYARAGFASIGVRRGYYAPEGEDAVVMALELTRPPGPVGAEAV from the coding sequence GTGAGCGCCGGCGCCGCGGGCGAGGTGCGCCTGCGCGCCCTGGACCACGGCGACCTCGACCGCGTCATGGAGCTCGAGCCGATCCTCTTCGGCCGGGGCGCGTGGTCGCGCGGCATGTACCGCGAGGAGCTCGCGGCGCCCGACCGGTACTACGTCGCCGCGGTCGACGACGCCGGGACCGTCCTCGGCTACGCGGGTCTCGCCCTCGCCGACGAGGCCTCCGTCATGACGGTGGGGGTCGCCCCCGAGCACCGGCGCCGTGGCATCGGGGCGCTCCTCCTGGCGGACCTGCTCGCCCGCGCGCGCGCCGCGGGCTGCCGGCGGGTGTTCCTCGAGGTGCGGGCCGGCGACGCCGGTGCGCAGCGGCTCTACGCCCGGGCCGGATTCGCGTCGATCGGGGTGCGCCGGGGCTACTACGCGCCCGAGGGCGAGGACGCCGTCGTCATGGCCCTCGAGCTCACGCGTCCGCCCGGACCGGTGGGCGCGGAGGCGGTCTGA
- the tsaE gene encoding tRNA (adenosine(37)-N6)-threonylcarbamoyltransferase complex ATPase subunit type 1 TsaE, with the protein MDETWETDLPDAEATRALGARLAGVLRAGDLLVLTGDLGAGKTTLTQGLGAALGVRGQVASPTFIIARTHPPLADGPALVHVDAYRLGSLDEVDALDLDTSLEDSVTVVEWGAGLVEGLAQDRLELELRRPRGGLADGEVADVGTRRAVLRAVGRRWAGVNLPAVLATSVG; encoded by the coding sequence ATGGATGAGACGTGGGAGACCGACCTGCCGGACGCCGAGGCCACTCGCGCGCTCGGCGCGCGACTGGCGGGGGTGCTCCGCGCGGGGGACCTGCTCGTCCTCACCGGGGACCTCGGCGCCGGCAAGACCACGCTGACCCAGGGCCTGGGCGCGGCGCTGGGGGTACGGGGGCAGGTGGCGTCGCCGACGTTCATCATCGCCCGCACGCACCCGCCGCTCGCCGACGGCCCGGCACTCGTCCACGTCGACGCCTACCGGCTGGGCTCGCTGGACGAGGTCGACGCGCTCGACCTCGACACCTCGCTCGAGGACTCCGTCACGGTCGTCGAGTGGGGCGCCGGGCTCGTCGAGGGCCTCGCCCAGGACCGCCTCGAGCTCGAGCTGCGCCGGCCCCGCGGGGGGCTGGCCGACGGCGAGGTCGCCGACGTCGGGACGCGGCGGGCTGTCCTGCGGGCGGTGGGGCGGCGCTGGGCAGGGGTGAACCTGCCCGCGGTGCTCGCCACGTCCGTAGGCTGA
- a CDS encoding glutamate--cysteine ligase has translation MRIPFAASERSSVGIEWELALVDADSGDLRQVAETVLENVRPAGAPSHPNIHAELLQNTIEVVSGARRTVGEAGRDLERTIEDLRAVTEPLRVELMCAGTHPFARPAYQRVTNKERYAKLIDRTQWWGRQMVIYGIHVHVGIEDRDKVLPILRAVLTYFAHLQSLAASSPYWAGNDTGYASNRALLFQQLPTAGLPQVFDEWSELEEFTRGMTHTGVIDAFDEVRWDVRPAPRLGTIELRVFDGASNLTEVLALAALAHCLVEYFSSMLDRGEELPAMPRWFLVENKWRSARYGMDAIVILDAAGNEQLVTDSIVELLDLLTPVADRLGCLAELDGVRTILRKGASYQRQRAVARRHDGDLDAVVAALVAEMRAGRPL, from the coding sequence ATGAGGATCCCCTTCGCCGCCTCCGAGCGCTCGAGCGTCGGCATCGAGTGGGAGCTCGCGCTCGTGGACGCCGACTCCGGGGACCTGCGGCAGGTGGCCGAGACCGTCCTGGAGAACGTCCGCCCGGCCGGCGCGCCCAGCCACCCGAACATCCACGCGGAGCTGCTGCAGAACACCATTGAGGTGGTCTCCGGGGCGCGGCGCACGGTGGGCGAGGCCGGCCGGGACCTCGAGCGCACCATCGAGGACCTGCGCGCGGTGACCGAGCCCCTGCGGGTCGAGCTCATGTGCGCGGGGACCCACCCGTTCGCCCGGCCCGCCTACCAGCGGGTGACGAACAAGGAGCGCTACGCCAAGCTCATCGACCGCACCCAGTGGTGGGGGCGGCAGATGGTCATCTACGGCATCCACGTCCACGTGGGCATCGAGGACCGGGACAAGGTCCTGCCCATCCTCCGCGCGGTGCTCACCTACTTCGCCCACCTGCAGTCGCTCGCCGCGTCCTCCCCGTACTGGGCGGGCAACGACACGGGCTACGCCTCCAACCGGGCGCTGCTCTTCCAGCAGCTGCCCACCGCCGGGCTCCCCCAGGTCTTCGACGAGTGGTCCGAGCTGGAGGAGTTCACCCGCGGCATGACCCACACCGGGGTCATCGACGCCTTCGACGAGGTGCGCTGGGACGTGCGGCCGGCCCCTCGGCTGGGGACCATCGAGCTGCGGGTCTTCGACGGCGCCTCGAACCTCACCGAGGTGCTCGCCCTGGCCGCCCTGGCGCACTGCCTCGTCGAGTACTTCTCGAGCATGCTCGACCGCGGCGAGGAGCTGCCGGCGATGCCGCGCTGGTTCCTCGTGGAGAACAAGTGGCGCTCGGCCCGGTACGGCATGGACGCCATCGTCATCCTCGACGCCGCCGGCAACGAGCAGCTGGTCACCGACTCCATCGTCGAGCTCCTCGACCTCCTCACGCCGGTGGCCGACCGGCTCGGTTGCCTGGCCGAGCTCGACGGCGTGCGGACCATCCTCCGCAAGGGCGCCTCCTACCAGCGCCAGCGTGCGGTCGCCCGCCGCCACGACGGCGACCTCGACGCCGTCGTCGCGGCCCTCGTCGCGGAGATGCGCGCCGGCCGTCCCCTCTGA
- the tsaD gene encoding tRNA (adenosine(37)-N6)-threonylcarbamoyltransferase complex transferase subunit TsaD: MSEPLVLGIESSCDETGVALVRGRELLADVTASSMDEHARFGGIVPEVASRAHLEAFVPTLDAALARAGVALADVDAVAVTAGPGLVGSLTVGAAAAKALALALGRPLYGVNHVIGHIAVDELVSGPFPERFIGLVVSGGHTSLLDVRDIATDVVELGQTLDDAAGEAFDKVGRLLGLPYPGGPHVDRLSQRGDRTAIRFPRGLSRGKDVARHPYDFSFSGLKTAVARYVEGIEDAGGEVPVADVAASFSEAVADVLVSKALAACQYAGCSTLVIGGGFSANSRLRELAAERGSRQGIQVRIPPIRYCTDNGAMIAALGSAMLRSGVAPSALGLATDSGMPLETIRA, encoded by the coding sequence GTGAGTGAACCCCTGGTCCTCGGCATCGAGTCGAGCTGCGACGAGACCGGCGTGGCCCTCGTCCGCGGTCGCGAGCTCCTCGCCGACGTCACCGCGTCCTCGATGGACGAGCACGCCCGCTTCGGGGGCATCGTCCCCGAGGTCGCCAGCCGCGCCCACCTCGAGGCGTTCGTCCCCACCCTCGACGCCGCCCTCGCCCGGGCGGGCGTCGCCCTCGCCGACGTCGACGCGGTCGCCGTCACCGCGGGCCCCGGGCTGGTCGGCTCCCTCACGGTGGGGGCCGCCGCGGCCAAGGCCCTCGCCCTGGCACTCGGGCGGCCGCTGTACGGCGTCAACCACGTCATCGGGCACATCGCCGTCGACGAGCTCGTCTCCGGGCCGTTCCCCGAGCGTTTCATCGGGCTGGTCGTCTCCGGCGGCCACACCTCCCTCCTCGACGTGCGGGACATCGCCACGGACGTCGTCGAGCTCGGCCAGACCCTCGACGACGCCGCGGGGGAGGCCTTCGACAAGGTCGGCCGCCTCCTCGGCCTGCCGTACCCCGGGGGACCGCACGTCGACCGGCTCTCCCAGCGGGGGGACCGCACGGCGATCCGCTTCCCACGCGGCCTCTCCCGTGGCAAGGACGTCGCCCGCCACCCGTACGACTTCTCCTTCTCCGGCCTCAAGACCGCCGTCGCGCGCTACGTCGAGGGCATCGAGGACGCCGGCGGCGAGGTCCCGGTGGCCGACGTCGCGGCCTCCTTCTCCGAGGCGGTCGCGGACGTCCTGGTGAGCAAGGCGCTCGCGGCCTGCCAGTACGCCGGGTGCTCGACGCTCGTCATCGGGGGCGGCTTCTCGGCGAACTCGCGGCTGCGCGAGCTCGCCGCCGAACGGGGGAGCCGGCAAGGGATCCAGGTGCGCATCCCCCCGATCCGGTACTGCACGGACAACGGTGCGATGATCGCCGCCCTCGGCTCGGCGATGCTGCGCTCCGGCGTCGCCCCGTCCGCGCTCGGCCTGGCGACCGACTCGGGCATGCCGCTCGAGACGATCCGCGCCTGA
- the alr gene encoding alanine racemase has product MTYHPARAVIDHAAIRHNVTRLREVAPAADVMAVVKADAYGHGLVPVARTALAAGATWLGVAQLGEALALRAAGVQAPLLTWLYSPGAPLGEAVEAGLDVSVSAPWALAELAEAARRTGTPARVHLKVDTGMSRGGVTPADLPALARAAAALVAEGVVDVVGVWSHLARADEPDEGTTGVQLARFHDAVRAVEGAGLAPRLRHLAASSAIFTAPATHLDLVRPGLALYGLSPIPDLADAATLGLRPAMRLEADAILVKDVDTATPVSYGHTYVTDAATRLAVLPVGYGDGIPRHASNRGPVLLGGRRVRVAGRVCMDQVVVDLGPGSDVAAGTTAVLFGDGTDGAPTAQDWADAAGTISYEIVSRLGDRVPRVHVNVREDADG; this is encoded by the coding sequence GTGACCTACCACCCCGCCCGCGCCGTCATCGACCACGCGGCCATCCGGCACAACGTCACCCGCCTGCGCGAGGTGGCCCCCGCCGCCGACGTCATGGCCGTCGTCAAGGCCGACGCCTACGGGCACGGGCTCGTCCCCGTCGCCCGCACCGCGCTCGCGGCCGGGGCGACCTGGCTCGGGGTCGCCCAGCTCGGCGAGGCGCTGGCCCTGCGGGCGGCGGGCGTCCAGGCCCCGCTGCTCACCTGGCTCTACAGCCCCGGGGCACCGCTCGGCGAGGCGGTCGAGGCGGGCCTGGACGTGTCCGTCTCGGCCCCGTGGGCGCTCGCCGAGCTCGCCGAGGCGGCCCGGCGCACGGGCACGCCCGCCCGCGTGCACCTCAAGGTGGACACCGGAATGTCCCGCGGCGGGGTGACGCCCGCGGACCTGCCGGCGCTCGCGCGCGCCGCCGCGGCGCTCGTCGCCGAGGGCGTCGTCGACGTCGTCGGCGTCTGGTCCCACCTCGCCCGGGCCGACGAGCCCGACGAGGGCACCACCGGCGTGCAGCTGGCGAGGTTCCACGACGCCGTGCGCGCCGTCGAGGGCGCCGGCCTCGCGCCCCGGCTGCGCCACCTCGCGGCGTCGTCCGCGATCTTCACCGCCCCCGCCACGCACCTCGACCTCGTCCGCCCGGGCCTGGCGCTCTACGGCCTGTCCCCAATCCCCGACCTCGCCGACGCCGCCACCCTGGGGCTGCGCCCGGCCATGCGGCTCGAGGCCGACGCCATCCTCGTCAAGGACGTCGACACCGCCACGCCCGTCTCCTACGGGCACACCTACGTCACCGACGCCGCCACCCGCCTCGCCGTGCTGCCCGTGGGCTACGGCGACGGGATCCCGCGGCACGCGAGCAACCGCGGCCCCGTGCTGCTCGGCGGCCGCCGGGTGCGGGTGGCTGGCCGGGTGTGCATGGATCAGGTGGTCGTCGACCTCGGCCCCGGCTCCGACGTCGCCGCCGGGACCACGGCCGTCCTGTTCGGGGACGGCACGGACGGTGCGCCGACCGCGCAGGACTGGGCGGACGCCGCCGGCACCATCAGCTACGAGATCGTCAGCCGGCTCGGGGACCGCGTCCCCCGGGTGCACGTCAACGTGAGGGAGGACGCCGATGGATGA
- a CDS encoding bifunctional ADP-dependent NAD(P)H-hydrate dehydratase/NAD(P)H-hydrate epimerase encodes MIRAYPAAAIQAAEEPVLAATPADALMVQAAGALATTVLRELRALGARRPGSVVLLLVGGGNNGGDALYAGARLARRGLVVLAALCAGTVHERALATARSAGVEVHPLRSGAELDVLALLTLARRAGVWVDALTGIGAAGGLREPLAGAVRALDDERLASPDEPLVVAVDVPSGIGVDDGALPGPVLPAHVTVTMSAPKPGLLLPPAAALAGRIEVVDLGLDAALAAGAPETAARLTAADAADLWPVPGAADHKYTRGVLGLVAGSARYPGAAVLATSGALGAGVGMLRYLGPPEPAALITARHPETVPGPGRVQAWALGSGIDPAAADRAAAVREALAQALAEDLPVVADAGALALLPERLPATTLLTPHAGELAALLRSRGHDVDRAQVEAEPLRHLRAAVDATGATVLLKGATTLVAGPHGPVHAQADGTPWLATAGSGDVLTGITGALLAGCAAELRSDTRRGGDLLARLGATAALVHGRAGVRASGGGPAGATDVARAVPGVVRELIEGEP; translated from the coding sequence ATGATCCGCGCGTACCCGGCCGCGGCGATCCAGGCGGCCGAGGAGCCCGTCCTCGCCGCCACCCCGGCCGACGCCCTCATGGTGCAGGCCGCCGGGGCGCTCGCCACGACCGTCCTGCGCGAGCTGAGAGCGCTGGGCGCCCGCCGCCCCGGCAGCGTCGTCCTCCTCCTCGTCGGCGGCGGCAACAACGGCGGCGACGCCCTCTACGCCGGCGCCCGCCTCGCCCGGCGCGGGCTCGTCGTCCTCGCCGCCCTGTGCGCCGGCACCGTGCACGAGCGGGCGCTCGCCACCGCGCGGTCCGCCGGCGTCGAGGTCCACCCCCTGCGGTCCGGGGCGGAGCTCGACGTCCTCGCCCTCCTCACGCTCGCGCGGCGGGCCGGCGTCTGGGTCGACGCCCTCACCGGTATCGGGGCCGCCGGCGGCCTCCGCGAGCCGCTCGCCGGCGCCGTGCGGGCGCTGGACGACGAGCGGCTCGCCAGCCCCGACGAGCCCCTCGTCGTCGCCGTCGACGTCCCCTCGGGCATCGGCGTCGACGACGGCGCCCTGCCGGGGCCGGTCCTGCCCGCGCACGTCACCGTGACGATGAGCGCCCCCAAGCCGGGGCTCCTCCTCCCGCCGGCCGCGGCCCTCGCGGGCCGCATCGAGGTCGTCGACCTCGGTCTCGACGCCGCCCTCGCCGCCGGCGCGCCGGAGACGGCCGCGCGGCTCACCGCCGCCGACGCGGCCGACCTGTGGCCGGTGCCCGGCGCCGCGGACCACAAGTACACCCGCGGTGTCCTCGGCCTGGTCGCCGGCTCGGCGCGCTACCCCGGCGCCGCCGTGCTCGCCACGAGCGGGGCGCTCGGCGCCGGGGTGGGCATGCTGCGCTACCTCGGTCCGCCCGAGCCGGCCGCCCTCATCACCGCCCGCCACCCCGAGACGGTCCCCGGACCCGGCCGGGTCCAGGCCTGGGCGCTCGGCTCCGGGATCGACCCCGCCGCCGCGGACCGTGCCGCCGCGGTGCGCGAGGCCCTCGCCCAGGCGCTCGCCGAGGACCTGCCCGTCGTCGCCGACGCCGGGGCCCTCGCCCTCCTGCCCGAGCGCCTGCCCGCCACCACCCTGCTCACCCCGCACGCCGGGGAGCTGGCGGCGCTCCTGCGCTCGCGCGGCCATGACGTCGACCGCGCGCAGGTCGAGGCCGAACCTCTGCGTCACCTGCGCGCCGCTGTCGACGCCACCGGCGCCACCGTGCTCCTCAAGGGCGCGACCACGCTCGTCGCCGGTCCCCACGGGCCGGTCCACGCCCAGGCCGACGGCACGCCGTGGCTCGCCACCGCCGGCAGCGGGGACGTCCTCACCGGCATCACCGGGGCCCTGCTCGCCGGGTGCGCGGCCGAGCTGCGGTCCGACACCCGGCGCGGGGGCGACCTGCTCGCCCGCCTCGGCGCCACCGCCGCGCTCGTCCACGGCCGCGCCGGGGTCCGCGCCAGCGGCGGCGGGCCCGCGGGGGCCACGGACGTGGCCCGCGCCGTGCCGGGCGTGGTGCGCGAGCTCATCGAGGGAGAACCGTGA